Below is a window of Numenius arquata chromosome 28, bNumArq3.hap1.1, whole genome shotgun sequence DNA.
NNNNNNNNNNNNNNNNNNNNNNNNNNNNNNNNNNNNNNNNNNNNNNNNNNNNNNNNNNNNNNNNNNNNNNNNNNNNNNNACctcaacacccccccccatcccccaccccccacccacaccccccccatccccccccccccccgcccccccccccttccccttgaCCCCCCCCCCTGGGGCCGGGATTGGGCAGAGGTGACCTTCGGCCGCCGGGTTCCTGGAAGAGGAACGCCCACTTTGGGGCCGAACGCCAAGAATTCGggttccctgccctccctccggAACGgaaaaacaccccccccctccccttccccccccccccttccctaccccccacccccaccccccccccccttccccccccccccccgccccgttcccgtCTCCCATTTCATATATATCCCGCAGGAGAGAAGCCATGGCCGCCGTCTTCTTGCCGGGCAACCTCCAAGATGAAGCCACCTGCTCCGTCTGCTTGGAATTCTTCAAGGATCCCGTTTCCATCCAGTGCGGACACAACTTCTGCCGGTCCTGCATCGTCAAGAGTTGGAAAGACCTGGAGATGGATTTTCCATGCCCCCAATGCCGGGAGATCTTCTCCCAAAAGAGTTTGAGACCCAACCGGCAGTTGGCCAACATGTCGGAGATCATCAGCCAGttcacctccaggggtgggggtAGAGGGGCCACCACCTCCaagggggcggaggaggaggagaaggaggaaggtcTCTGCGGGAAACATCGGGAAGCCCTCAAGCTCTACTGCAAGGACGACCACAGGACCATCTGCGTGGTCTGCGACAGGTCCCGGGACCATCGACCCCACGCCGTGGTCCCCGTGGACGAGGCCACCGAGGAGTACAAGGTACCACCCTCCCTCcgtccatccctcccttcctcctccctccggGTCTTCCAAAGTCCCCGAGGTGCCACCTGCctttcccaccaccccaccctgGTGCTCAACCTTCCCCCAATCCACCCCACCTCCTCGGTTGCTGCTCTCCAAAAGACCTGGAGGAACCCCCCCCCTGGTGGCTTCAGGTCACCCCTATGGCCGGGGGAGAGCTTCTCCTGCAAAACCCCCCGGAACAACGTTCTCCGACCCTGGAgatgggttcaaggccaggttggatggggcttggagcaacctgggcctggtgggaggtgtctctcatccctggagatggttcaaggccaggttggatgaggcttggaagatgtctcccatctctggagatggttcaaggccaggttggatggggcttggagcaacctgggtctggtgggaggtgtctcccatACTTGGAGGTGGTTCAAGACCAGTTTCGGTGGAGCTTGGGagatgtctcccatccctggagatggttcaagaccaggttggatggggcttggagcaacctgggcctggtgggaggtgtctcccatccctggaggtgggttcaaggccaggttggacagggcttggggcAGCCTGGGTCTAGGGGAAGGTGTCTCTCAACCCTGGagatggttcaaggccaggttggatggagcttggagcaacctgggctggtgggaggtgtctcccacctctggaggtggttcaaggccaggttggatgaggtttggagcaacctgggtctggtgggaggtgtctcccgTACTTGGAGgtgggttcaagggcaggttggatgaggcttggagcaacctgggcctGATGGAAGGTGTctctcatccctggaggtggttcaagggcaggttggatgaggcttggagcaacctggtctggtgggagatgtctcccatccctggagatggttcaaggccaggttggatggggcttggaaggTGTCTCCCATCTCTGGagatggttcaaggccaggttggatgaggtttggagcaacctgggtctggtgggaggtgtctctcatccctggagatggttctaggccaggttggacggggcttggagcaacctgggcctggtgggaggtgtctcccatACTTGGAGgtggttcaaggccagtttggatggAGCTTGGGagatgtctcccatccctggaggtgggttcaagaccaggttggatggggcttggagcaacctgggtctggtgggaggtgtctcccatACTTGGAGGTGGTTCAAGGCCAGTTTCGGTGGAGCTTGGGAGATGTCTTCCATCTCTGGaggtggttcaaggccaggttggatgaggtttggagcaacctgggtctggtgggaggtgtctcccgTACTTGGAGgtggttcaaggccagtttggatggAGCTTGGGAGATGtctcccatctctggaggtggctcaaggccaggttggatggggcttggagcaacctaggcctggtgggaggtgtctcccatccctggaggtggttcaagaccaggttggacggggcttggagcaacctgggtctggtgggagatgtctcccatccctggagatggttctaggccaggttggatgaggcttggagcaacctgggtctggtgggaggtgtctccggTACTTGGAggtgggttcaaggccaggttggatggggcttggaagatgtctcccatctctggaggtggctcaagaccaggttggacggggcttggagcaacctggtcttgtgggaggtgtctcccatccctggagatggttcaagaccaggttggatggggcttggaaggTGTCTTCCATTCCTGGAGatggttcaaagccaggttggacgaggcttggagcaacctgggtctggtgggaggtgtctccggTACTTGGAggtgggttcaaggccaggttggatggggcttggaaggtgtctcccatccctggagatggttctaggccaggtcggatggggcttggagcaacctgggcctGGTGGAAGGTGTCTCCCGTACTTGGAggtggttcaagaccaggttggacggggcttggagcaacctgggtctggtgggaggtgtctcccatctctggaggtggctcaagaccaggttggacggggcttggaagGTGTCTTCCATTCCTGGAGatggttcaaagccaggttggatgaggcttggaGTAGCCTGGCCCGTGGAACTAGATCactagatggtctttgaggtcccttccaacccaaagccaCGTGACCAGacccaggaaaaggagaaaaaaaaaaaagaaggaataggaAAATAGGCGGTaacatcctcttttttttgttggtggtggtggttcccAGGAGAAAATCCAGGGACGCTTGGACTTCCTGAagaaggagaggcaggagctgctggagtttAAAGTCAACGACGACAAGAAGACCCAGGAGCTCTTGGTGCGTCGGGTTCAacgcggcggcggtgggggggggggggaaggggggggggtgcgggaggggTGGGTTGTGGGGACAACAGTTGTCCGGGTTGGGACGGGTGGAGGAGGATGGAAGATACCGGCTGCTGGTGGACACGGCCTCTGGTCTCCCATCTCCACCCTTTCCCCAAGGTCTTTAGCCAGGTGGTATCTCCTCAACCTTCTCCAGTCTCCCCAGCGACGACACTGGTGGGGCCTCCAAACTCATcccaaaaaccttttttttgggtttttttttttggttttgggatgGTTTTCCTTCCCAGAAAACCATCGAGAGCGAGCGGCAGAAGCTGCTCTCGGAATTCGAGAAGCTACGGCAGTTCCTGAAGGACCAGGAGAACGTCCTCCTGGGGCAgctggagaagatggagaagaaCATCGCCCGGAGGCAGAACGAGAACATCACCGACCTCTCCAAGGAGATCACCCTCCTCAACAAGCTCATCAcggagctggaggagaagaaccAGCAGCCCATGTTGGAGTTCCTCAAGGTGAGACCTTCGCTGCGGACACGAGCCTTCGAGGGCTTGGGTCGTGCACCTTCTTCATCCTCTTTGGGATCCTGGAGaggggggggtttttgggggagaAACGCCCCGTTTCGGGGCACTTTTGAAGAGCAGACGGTGCCCCCAGTTCTGCTGCTTCGGGAACACCTTGGGAATCGGAGATGTTCTCTCGGGATTTAAGGGTCTCTGAGGAATTCTTCTGCCGTGAACTTCTCCAGAACTTTCTAGCACCCTATAAATTCCCCGCTTTCCACGCCGAAGGAGACCTCCCGTGAAGGGCCACCGCAGCTCTTCTGGGTCAGatccttcaaaaccaaaaaaaacccccaaaaaaaccccagagactCCTTTCGCCAACCCGAGTTCCGGCCGGGCTTTGGCAGGACTGAAGGTCCCAGGTGTCCACCCCCGTCCCCCTCCAACCTGAAGGCGTTGGTgaggacgtggggatggagacggGCCGAGGAGGTCGAGCTTCTTTTAATGGGGGGGCGTTGTCGTTAAGCTCgtttaggtggagcttctggTGCCCTCAGACCCTCACGGGGTTAAATTCCTTTCCCcgggcagagagctgctgggtaaatatttgcagttttgggTGAAAAACTCCTTTTCACGTGGGCTTTGcccgagaaaaaaaaaccaaccaaccgaaaaaaaccaaccaaccaaaaaaaaaccaaacaaaacccaaacaaaaccaccgtTTCGTGGTTTAACCCCTTAATTTACCTCCGTCCCGAGGTTCGCCCATTCCTGAGGGCCAAAAACCCATCTCCTCCGTGGGACGCATCCGCCCCCTTGGAGGGGACCCTAAAGCCACCTTGGTGGTGGCCGTGGAGGTCCGGGTGGCGCGGGGAACGGGGACGTGCAAGTCGAACGCCGACCCTTGCGTCCAGGTGGCCAGGTGACGGCAGGCGGTGGCCCCGGGCCGGCTTAAGAGTCCTTCCGTAGCTCGGGTCTCCACGGGGGACGCGGTAGGACCTTCTCAGATGGTGGAGACCACCCTCAAAGCCCACCTCAAAGGGCTGCCAGATGTCCACACCCGGATTTCCCAACCACGAGGGTGAGAGACcggagaggtttggttttttttttggagccacCATCTCGAGAAGATCCTCCCAACCTCACCTGGGCAAAGCCCGAGGGGGGGTGTCCTTGGAGCCGTTGGGTTGAGATGAGGAACCTCCAAAAtcctcttccaacctaaatctgTGGACTTTACGGGGGTAAACGTGGAGTATTGAGCGTCttggaggttgggggggggaagctcAGTTGGTTGCCCCCCCCCCGGAAGCCACTTGGGGTGGGATCGGGTGGGACGACGACCTTCCGAAGTTGAAAATTCCATGGTTCCACGACCCCCCCCTGGTTGAAACCATCGGGGATGGACCTCCCGGTTGGGTTCAAGGaagaaggttgggggggggggggaaaaaggggggaggaaactGCTCCGGGCAGAGGGAGGGGACGTTGGACGAGGATTTTTACcgggtttctctctttttttttattttccccccctttttagGACGTGGTGACCATCCTCAGCAGGTACGGAGAGcgtcttctcctcccccctcctttcacccttttttttttttttttggggggggggggggggttgtttttgggtttttgtttttttttttttttcctccctcgcCAGCACTTTTTAAAGGTCAATTTTTGGcgccgggggtgggggagaagatggAATTCGCCTCCTACTCACTGGAGAGGCCCTGGATCTCCTCCAGCTTCTGGGAAAGCTTGGCTTTAGCTCCACGTCTTCTCCCGCCGGGCGGGTTCCTTCAAAGGTCAAGAGAGAGGAGGAGCCCCAAAGTCATCGCGTTGGCCCGATACGCGACTCGCCCACCTccaaaaaatgacatttagggtgggggagaagtatctgagggggggtcactcaactcaaaACCCTTCCGAGAACCGGccaagggggggtcttcaaggagaacatgtagatcctggtgtccccacctccaaaaatTATTCTTAAGCTGCAGGAGAAATATCTGAggggggtcactcaactcaaaaacccttccaagaaccatccgaggggggg
It encodes the following:
- the LOC141476178 gene encoding E3 ubiquitin-protein ligase TRIM7-like, which produces MAAVFLPGNLQDEATCSVCLEFFKDPVSIQCGHNFCRSCIVKSWKDLEMDFPCPQCREIFSQKSLRPNRQLANMSEIISQFTSRGGGRGATTSKGAEEEEKEEGLCGKHREALKLYCKDDHRTICVVCDRSRDHRPHAVVPVDEATEEYKEKIQGRLDFLKKERQELLEFKVNDDKKTQELLKTIESERQKLLSEFEKLRQFLKDQENVLLGQLEKMEKNIARRQNENITDLSKEITLLNKLITELEEKNQQPMLEFLKDVVTILSRSDAVKCRKPVPVCTDMKMPVCNFSLKSVLLEKVLKKFRENLQDELGRGEKEDLTLDPDSANHLLILSADLKSVRMGCRKQDLPDNPKRFDTNSRVLATTGFKSGRHYWEVEVGPSDGWAFGVAKESVRRKGLTQFSPEEGIWAVQQNGGRYWAVTSPQRTPLCLKQKLNKVRVYLDYEGEEVSFYDADNMQHIFTFNVAFQEKVFPLFSVCSTVTYIKLCP